The Pogona vitticeps strain Pit_001003342236 chromosome 6, PviZW2.1, whole genome shotgun sequence genome contains a region encoding:
- the CROT gene encoding peroxisomal carnitine O-octanoyltransferase isoform X1, whose product MENQVTDHSEERTFQYQNSLPSLPVPALDESLKKYLDSVKPFLNHEEYQRTWDIVKRFENGIGKELHQKLLERAKVKRNWLEEWWLNVAYLQSRIATQIYHNFGGPGPYLEHYWPLKEGTQIERGSLTVWITLKFWELMRTEKLPVHKSGNVPLDMDQFRMLFCTCKIPGITQDSIANYFRTESEGECPSHLVVLCRGRIFAFDAVHDDHILTPPEIFRQLSYIQRRCHNEPEGPGLAALTSEERTPWAKTRDYLVNLDPKNLALLEKIQSSLFTICLDESSPQAIPEDYTEITKLSLTGDPTLRWGDKPYNCIVFSNGAFGSNCDHAPFDAMVLVALCSFIDAKVIESEGRWKGSDKVRDIPWPKELAFTLDQKVLNDIALAKDHYKKKTSDVELVNYAFTSFGKSLIKKQKLHPDTFVQLALQLAYYRHHGHPGCCYETAMTRRFYHGRTETMRPCTMEAVEWCKSMLDPAFTPNEQKQLMLKAFAKHNKLMKECEQGKGFERHLLGLLLLSQEHSLPMPELFTDPAFTRSGGGGNFVLSTSLVGYTRVGGAVVPMVHNGYGFFYRIRDDRIVVACTAWKSCLETDAENLCKNLFQSFQDMVKLMATAQL is encoded by the exons ATGGAAAATCAAGTGACTGATCATTCTGAGGAGCGTACATTTCAGTACCAGAATTCTCTTCCTTCACTACCTGTTCCGGCTCTTGATGAATCTTTAAAGAAATACCTTGATTCAG TGAAACCTTTTCTAAATCATGAAGAATATCAACGAACTTGGGACATAGTAAAAAGATTTGAAAATGGGATTGGGAAGGAACTCCATCAAAAGTTGCTTGAAAGAGCTAAAGTGAAGAGGAATTGG ctggAGGAATGGTGGCTGAATGTAGCCTATCTTCAATCACGTATAGCAACACAAATCTATCACAATTTTGGAGGGCCAGGCCCTTATCTTGAACACTACTGGCCACTGAAAGAAGGGACTCAAATAGAAAGAGGCTCCTTAACTGTATGGATTACCTTGAAATTCTGGGAGCTAATGAGAAC AGAAAAGCTGCCTGTCCATAAGTCTGGAAATGTCCCTCTGGACATGGATCAGTTCCGAATGTTGTTTTGCACATGCAAGATTCCAGGAATTACACAGGATTCCATTGCTAATTATTTCAGGACAG aGAGTGAAGGTGAATGCCCATCTCATTTGGTAGTGCTGTGTCGAGGTAGAATTTTTGCGTTTGATGCAGTACATGATGATCATATATTGACCCCACCAGAGATTTTTAG GCAACTTTCCTATATCCAGAGGAGGTGCCACAATGAACCTGAGGGGCCAGGATTGGCTGCCTTAACCTCTGAGGAAAGAACTCCATGGGCAAAG ACACGTGACTATCTTGTCAACCTTGATCCAAAGAACCTGGCCTTGTTGGAGAAAATTCAGAGCAGCTTGTTTACAATCTGCTTGGATGAATCAAGTCCTCAAGCTATTCCTGAAGATTATACAGAG atCACAAAGTTGTCACTAACAGGAGATCCAACATTACGCTGGGGAGACAAACCTTATAACTGCATTGTATTCTCAAATGGTGCATTTGGGTCAAATTGTGat CATGCTCCTTTTGATGCTATGGTTTTGGTAGCCCTCTGTTCTTTCATTGATGCCAAGGTCATTGAGTCAGAGGGAAGATGGAAG GGCTCAGACAAAGTGCGGGACATTCCTTGGCCAAAGGAACTTGCATTTACATTGGATCAAAAAGTATTGAATGACATTGCCCTTGCCAAGGACCACTATAAAAAGAAG acATCTGACGTAGAGCTGGTGAATTATGCCTTTACATCCTTTGGGAAATCACTGATCAAGAAACAGAAGCTTCATCCTGATACATTTGTCCAGCTTGCTCTCCAGCTGGCTTATTATAGACATCATGGACA TCCAGGTTGCTGCTATGAAACGGCTATGACCAGGCGTTTTTACCATGGCCGAACAGAGACCATGAGACCCTGCACTATGGAAGCAGTCGAATGGTGTAAATCAATGCTAGATCCAGCCTTTACT CCAAATGAGCAGAAGCAGCTCATGTTGAAGGCCTTTGCAAAACACAATAAATTGATGAAGGAGTGTGAGCAAGGAAAAG GATTTGAGCGTCATCTTTTAGGCCTCCTGCTTCTTTCCCAAGAGCACAGCCTTCCTATGCCAGAGCTCTTCACAGATCCTGCATTCACTAGAAG CGGGGGAGGCGGAAACTTTGTGCTTTCCACCAGCCTGGTAGGCTACACAAGAGTCGGGGGAGCTGTTGTTCCAATGGTGCACAATGGATATGGATTTTTCTATAGGATTAGAGATGACAG GATTGTTGTGGCCTGCACTGCTTGGAAATCATGCCTGGAGACAGATGCAGAAAACCTGTGTAAGAATCTCTTCCAGTCTTTTCAGGACATGGTCAAATTAATGGCAACAGCTCAGCTGTAG
- the CROT gene encoding peroxisomal carnitine O-octanoyltransferase isoform X2, translated as MENQVTDHSEERTFQYQNSLPSLPVPALDESLKKYLDSVKPFLNHEEYQRTWDIVKRFENGIGKELHQKLLERAKVKRNWLEEWWLNVAYLQSRIATQIYHNFGGPGPYLEHYWPLKEGTQIERGSLTVWITLKFWELMRTEKLPVHKSGNVPLDMDQFRMLFCTCKIPGITQDSIANYFRTESEGECPSHLVVLCRGRIFAFDAVHDDHILTPPEIFRQLSYIQRRCHNEPEGPGLAALTSEERTPWAKTRDYLVNLDPKNLALLEKIQSSLFTICLDESSPQAIPEDYTEITKLSLTGDPTLRWGDKPYNCIVFSNGAFGSNCDHAPFDAMVLVALCSFIDAKVIESEGRWKGSDKVRDIPWPKELAFTLDQKVLNDIALAKDHYKKKTSDVELVNYAFTSFGKSLIKKQKLHPDTFVQLALQLAYYRHHGHPGCCYETAMTRRFYHGRTETMRPCTMEAVEWCKSMLDPAFTPNEQKQLMLKAFAKHNKLMKECEQGKGFERHLLGLLLLSQEHSLPMPELFTDPAFTRSGGGGNFVLSTSLVGYTRVGGAVVPMVHNGYGFFYRIRDDRCR; from the exons ATGGAAAATCAAGTGACTGATCATTCTGAGGAGCGTACATTTCAGTACCAGAATTCTCTTCCTTCACTACCTGTTCCGGCTCTTGATGAATCTTTAAAGAAATACCTTGATTCAG TGAAACCTTTTCTAAATCATGAAGAATATCAACGAACTTGGGACATAGTAAAAAGATTTGAAAATGGGATTGGGAAGGAACTCCATCAAAAGTTGCTTGAAAGAGCTAAAGTGAAGAGGAATTGG ctggAGGAATGGTGGCTGAATGTAGCCTATCTTCAATCACGTATAGCAACACAAATCTATCACAATTTTGGAGGGCCAGGCCCTTATCTTGAACACTACTGGCCACTGAAAGAAGGGACTCAAATAGAAAGAGGCTCCTTAACTGTATGGATTACCTTGAAATTCTGGGAGCTAATGAGAAC AGAAAAGCTGCCTGTCCATAAGTCTGGAAATGTCCCTCTGGACATGGATCAGTTCCGAATGTTGTTTTGCACATGCAAGATTCCAGGAATTACACAGGATTCCATTGCTAATTATTTCAGGACAG aGAGTGAAGGTGAATGCCCATCTCATTTGGTAGTGCTGTGTCGAGGTAGAATTTTTGCGTTTGATGCAGTACATGATGATCATATATTGACCCCACCAGAGATTTTTAG GCAACTTTCCTATATCCAGAGGAGGTGCCACAATGAACCTGAGGGGCCAGGATTGGCTGCCTTAACCTCTGAGGAAAGAACTCCATGGGCAAAG ACACGTGACTATCTTGTCAACCTTGATCCAAAGAACCTGGCCTTGTTGGAGAAAATTCAGAGCAGCTTGTTTACAATCTGCTTGGATGAATCAAGTCCTCAAGCTATTCCTGAAGATTATACAGAG atCACAAAGTTGTCACTAACAGGAGATCCAACATTACGCTGGGGAGACAAACCTTATAACTGCATTGTATTCTCAAATGGTGCATTTGGGTCAAATTGTGat CATGCTCCTTTTGATGCTATGGTTTTGGTAGCCCTCTGTTCTTTCATTGATGCCAAGGTCATTGAGTCAGAGGGAAGATGGAAG GGCTCAGACAAAGTGCGGGACATTCCTTGGCCAAAGGAACTTGCATTTACATTGGATCAAAAAGTATTGAATGACATTGCCCTTGCCAAGGACCACTATAAAAAGAAG acATCTGACGTAGAGCTGGTGAATTATGCCTTTACATCCTTTGGGAAATCACTGATCAAGAAACAGAAGCTTCATCCTGATACATTTGTCCAGCTTGCTCTCCAGCTGGCTTATTATAGACATCATGGACA TCCAGGTTGCTGCTATGAAACGGCTATGACCAGGCGTTTTTACCATGGCCGAACAGAGACCATGAGACCCTGCACTATGGAAGCAGTCGAATGGTGTAAATCAATGCTAGATCCAGCCTTTACT CCAAATGAGCAGAAGCAGCTCATGTTGAAGGCCTTTGCAAAACACAATAAATTGATGAAGGAGTGTGAGCAAGGAAAAG GATTTGAGCGTCATCTTTTAGGCCTCCTGCTTCTTTCCCAAGAGCACAGCCTTCCTATGCCAGAGCTCTTCACAGATCCTGCATTCACTAGAAG CGGGGGAGGCGGAAACTTTGTGCTTTCCACCAGCCTGGTAGGCTACACAAGAGTCGGGGGAGCTGTTGTTCCAATGGTGCACAATGGATATGGATTTTTCTATAGGATTAGAGATGACAG GTGCAGGTAA